TCAACAACCTCCTGGGTCTGATCCCGATCATTCCGGGTGGTGCCAACCTGACCGGTAACATCGCGGTGACGATGACCCTCGCGCTCATTACTTTCATCATCACCACGGTCAGCGCGAACAAGCACTACTGGCGTCACGTCTTCGCCATGCCTGGTGTACCCGTTGGCGTACTCGTCCTGCTCACGCCGATCGAATTGCTCGGTGTCTTCCTCCGCCCCTTCGTGTTGATGATCCGACTTTTCGCCAACATCACGGCGGGTCACATCATCGCGCTCTCGTTCTTCAGTCTCATCTTCATCTTCGGAGAAATGAGCACCGGCCTCGGCCTGGGCGTCTCGGTCTTCTCCGTCGCGTTCGTCGTCTTCATGAGCCTGCTCGAACTCCTCGTAGCGTTCCTGCAGGCGTTCGTGTTCACCCTGCTCTCGGCGATCTATTTCGGTTCCGCCGTAGAGGAGCACGACCACCATCACGAAGACGAACACGGCCATGCCCACGTGGAAGAAGCGGCTATTGTCTGATTATCCATTAACCCTTAATAAACAACCCTATGTTATCTTCAATTCTCCTGGAAGCAGGTAACCTTGGCCTCGGCTACGGTGTTGCTGCTTTGGGTGCCGGCCTCGCCGCTCTCGGCGCTGGCGTCGGTATCGGTCGTATCGGTGGTTCGGCACTCGAATCCATCGCCCGCCAGCCTGAAGCATCCGGCGACATCCGCGCCAACATGATCCTGACCGCAGCTCTCGTGGAAGGCGCCGCCTTCTTCGCGATGGTTGTTGGTCTGCTCGTCGTGTTCAAGAGCTGATCCTGCCCGAACGAATCCGGTGCGGCGGTTGGCCGCACCGGATTTGTTTAATTCGAGAATCGAAAAAACGAAAAACCACTTCCTGTAACATGGAACTCATTCAACCCGCCATCGGTCTCATCTTCTGGATGAGCGTTTCTTTCCTGCTGTTGCTCTTCATCCTGCGCAAGTTCGCCTGGAAGCCCATCCTGAAGATGCTGAGCGACCGCGAAACGAGCATCGCCGAAGCACTGAACTCCGCCCGCAAAGCGAAAGACGAGATGGCCAACCTGAAGGCCGACAACGAGCGCCTGCTCAACGAAGCCCGCGCCGAACGCGATCGCATGCTGAAAGAAGCACGCGATACCAAGGACGCGATCGTGGCTGAAGCGAAGTCGAAGGCGCAGACCGAAGCCAACAAGGTGTTGCAACAGGCCCGCGAGACCATCCAGACCGAGAAGCTCGCCGCCATCACCGAACTCAAGAACCAGGTGGCCACCATGTCGATCGAGATCGCGGAAAAGATCCTGCGCACCGAGCTGGGCAACGACGAAAAGCAGAAGGCGCTCGTGCAGAGCCTCCTCAAAGACATCAACCTGAACTGATCGGTCTCCTGATCCCATGCATAACATCAAAGTCGCGAAACGTTACGCCAAGTCGCTGATCGACCTGGCCAAGGAGACCGGAGTCCTGGACGCGGTGAGTGCGGACATGAAACTCCTCGTTTCGGTTTGCCAGTCCAGCAAGGAACTCACCAGCCTCCTCGGCAATCCGATCATCAATTCGGACAAGAAGGAAGCGGTATTGAACGCGATATTCGGCGACAAAATCCAGCCGATGACACGTTCGTTCTTTCAGATCCTGATCCGGAAGGGCCGCGAAGGCGACCTGTACGAGATCGCGAAAGAATACATCGCCCAATACAAGCAACTCAAGGGCATCACGACCGCCGTCGTGATCACCGCCACCGGCCTCAACGACCACCTGCGCTCGGAGGTGAACCGCATCGTGAAGGAAAAAGTACAGCGCGAAGTGGAACTCCTCGAGCAGGTCGACAAGGACCTGATCGGCGGTTTCGTGTTGCGCATCGGCGATACACAGTACGATGCCAGCGTCGTGAGCCAGCTCCGCCGCCTGGCAAAAGAATTCAGCTCGAACCCATACGTCCGCAAGAACTGATCTCCGGACACCTATCCATAAGCAACAAGACAACATCATACCATCATGGCAGAAGTAAGACCCGACGAAGTCTCCGCGATACTGCGACAGCAGTTGGCCGGCTTCAAGACCGAGAAAGAACTGGAAGAAGTAGGCACCGTGCTCCAGGTGGGCGACGGTATCGCCCGCATCTACGGCCTCACCAAAGTGCAGTCCGGTGAACTCATCGAATTCGAGAACGGCCTGCGCGGCGTAGTACTGAACCTCGAAGAAGACAACGTCGGTGCGGTATTGCTCGGTAAATCCACCGACATCCGCGAAGGCGACGTCGTGAAGCGTACCGGTCAGATCGCCTCCATCAAGGTGGGTGACGGAATGGTCGGCCGTGTCGTCGACACGCTGGGCACCCCGATCGACGGCAAAGGCCCGATCAGCGGTGAGCTGTTCGAGATGCCGCTCGAGCGCAAAGCGCCGGGTGTAATCTACCGTCAGCCGGTGAACGAACCGTTGCAGACCGGCATCAAGGCCGTTGACGCCATGATCCCGATCGGTCGCGGTCAGCGCGAACTGATCATCGGTGACCGTCAGACGGGTAAGACCGCCGTGGCCATCGATACCATCATCAACCAGAAAGAATTCTACGAGCGCGGAGAACCGGTTTACTGTATCTACGTTGCCGTAGGTCAGAAAGGCTCCACCGTCGCGCAGATCGTAAAGACGCTGACCGACAACGGCGCCATGCCGTACACCATCATCGTGTCGGCTACCGCTTCCGATCCGGCGCCGATGCAGTTCTTCGCTCCGATGGCCGGCGCGGCTATCGGCGAATATTTCCGCGATACCGGCCGCCCGGCGCTCATCGTATACGATGACTTGTCCAAGCAGGCCGTTGCCTACCGTGAAGTGTCCCTGCTGCTCCGTCGTCCTCCGGGCCGCGAAGCGTATCCGGGTGACGTATTCTACCTGCACTCCCGTCTGCTCGAGCGTGCGGCCAAGGTCATCAACTCCGACGAGATCGCTCGCCAGATGAACGACCTGCCCGAGACGCTGAAGAACAAGGTGAAAGGCGGAGGCTCGCTCACCGCGCTTCCGATCATCGAGACCCAGGCCGGTGACGTATCCGCGTATATCCCGACGAACGTGATCTCGATCACCGACGGTCAGATCTTCCTCGAAGCGAACCTCTTCAACTCCGGTGTACGTCCGGCCATCAACGTAGGTATCTCCGTATCCCGCGTAGGCGGTAACGCGCAGATCAAGTCGATGAAGAAAGTCGCCGGTACGCTGAAGCTCGACCAGGCCCAGTACCGCGAACTCGAAGCGTTCTCCAAATTCGGCTCCGACCTCGACGCCGCTACCAAGGCGACGCTCGACAAGGGTTCCCGCAACGTGGAGATCCTGAAGCAGGGCCAGTACAACCCGATGTCGGTAGAGAAGCAGATCGCGATCATCTACCTCGGTACCCGCAACCTGCTCCGCGACGTTCCGACGAACCGCGTGAAGGAATTCGAAACCGAATACCTCGCACTGCTCGACGCCCAGCACAAAGCAACGCTCGATTCGCTCCGCAAAGGCGTCATCGACGACAGCGTGACCTCGGTGCTGGAGAAGGCTGCTGCGTCACTTACTCCGAAGTACAAAGCCTGATTAGTGAACAGTGAACAGTAAACAGTGAACAGTAGTGTAGAAGCGGACGGTCCTTTCGTCGTTTTTTATCCAATAACCAATCACGAATAACCAATTACCAGTTTCTAGTTACTAATTACTAATTACGATTCACTAACCCCCACCATCCATGGCCAATCTGAAAGAAGTCCGTAACCGCATCGCCTCCGTCAATTCGACGCAGCAGATCACCAAGGCGATGAAAATGGTGAGCGCGGCCAAGCTCCGCCGCGCGCAGGACGCCATCCTGACCATGCGTCCGTACGCGGCCAAGCTGCGCGAGATCATGGAGAATATCTCGGGTACGCTCGAAGGCGGTGCGGGCGGCGATTTCGCGCGCGTGCGACCGGTGGAGAAGGTGCTCATCGTAGCCGTCAATTCCAATCGTGGCTTGTGCGGCGCTTTCAATGCCAACATCAACCGTGCGGTCAACCGACTCATTCGCGAGACCTACGCGAAGCAGGCTAAAGAAGGCAATGTGAAGGTGCTGGCCATCGGCAAAAAGGCCTCCGACTTCTTCTCCAAGCAGAAGAACGTATTGGTCGGCAATCACAACGAAGTTTACGCGAACCTGAACTTTGAAAACGTATCCGCCATTGCGGAGAAGATCATGCAGGAATTCGCGGCCGGGCAGTATGATCGCGTGGAAGTGGTGTACAACCAGTTCAAGAACGCGGCGGTCCAGTACGTGATCACCGAGCAGATGCTCCCGATCGCGCCTCCCGCTACTAAGGGCGATGCGGCAAAGACGGCTGCCAGCGATTACATCTTCGAACCACGCAAGGAGGAGCTCGTACTCGAGTTGATCCCGAAGTCGGTGAAGGTGCAGTTGTTCAAAGCCGTCCTCGACTCCCACGCTTCCGAACACGGTGCGCGGATGACTGCTATGAACAAGGCGACCGATAACGCGGGGGAGATGCTCCGTGAACTTCGCCTTTCATACAACAAAGCCCGTCAGGCGGCCATTACCGGAGAGATCCTCGAGATCGTCGCCGGCGCGGAAGCCCTCAAGGGTTGATCCATCCAATGCGACTTAGAAGCGGTTGCTCCCAACGGGGCAGCCGCTTTCATTTTTCAAAGCGGAGGATGGATTTTTCCCGAATCAGGGCCTAATTTCCCGCTATTGTCAGGAAACATTCAGATTTCGGGTCTTTCAGTCGCCCTTGCACAGACAACATTGTCACGAATACATCTGTTCGTTACATTTGAGGAACAAGCGCAAAGCTGCACTGAACAGCGTTTCCCCTGTCCCGTCCTTCGACCCACTCGGATATCGCCTGCGCGCTTCTTCCCTCACGACTATTCTGAACCATCATCATGATCAAACGTGTACTCGCCGTCTTCGTGTCGGCACTTTGTCTGTCCCTGCAATTGCAGGCGCAGGCTCCAGCTCCTTCCGCGGCAACGGTTCGCCCGCTGCTCGCTGATTATCTCGTCCAACACCAACAGGATTGGCAGCTCAGTGATTCCGATCTGAACGACTTCGTCGTCAGTGACTGTTACACTGATGCGAAGACCGGACAGACCTATGCCTACCTGCACCAGACGGTAGGTGGTATCCGCATCTTCAACGCGGTCAGTGCCGCCAGCATCCGGGAAGGCCGTATCACCGGCTTCGGAAAGAAACTTTACACCAACGCCGCCGCGCGCGTCAATAGTCTGCAGCCGACACTATCTGCTGCTGCAGCTGTACAACGTGCCGCCGCGCACCTGGGTAAGGCGATCGTAGGCGATCCGCGTGAGCTTGCTTCCGATCCCGCTATGCACCGCCATTACTTCGGGGCGTTAGGGATTGCCCGTCGTCCCATTCGGGTCGATCTGGTCTTCGTTCCGGTGCAGAATGCCCTGCGACTTGCCTGGGATGTGAACATCGACCTCGAAGGAGAGGTACACTGGTGGAACGTACGCATCGACGCCTTGTCGGGCGATTTTCTTGAGAAGAACGACTGGACCGTACATTGCGACTTCGGTGCACCGGACGCTGCGCAGGTTCAGCACCAGCAGCATCAACATGCCGGCGTGCAAGAGCATGTTGCGACGTCTGTCAGCACCCAGCGCAGCAGCTCGCTGCCGGTGTATAATGTCCTGGCATTGCCGGTTGAAGCACCTTCCTTCGGTGCGCGTACGCTGGTGACCGATCCGGCTGATCCGGCCGCCTCCCCGTACGGATGGCATGACGTTGACGGCGCGGTCGGCGCGGAATACACCATCACGCGTGGCAACAATGTTTACGCCTATGACGACATCAACGATCAGGACGTACCCGGCACCTCGCCGGACGGCGGCGCATCCCTGAACTTCGACTTCCCGATCAACTTTACCCAGCAACCGGGAACGTATCTCGAAGCTTCTGTCACGAACCTCTTCTATACCAACAACTGGATGCACGATGTGCTCTGGCACCACGGCTTCGACGGTCCTTCCGGCGCATTCCAGGAGAATAACTACGGCACGGCAGGAGCCGACGGAGATCCGGTGATGGCCGAGTGTCAGGACGGAGGCGGTACCAACAATGCCAACTTCGCGACACCCGACGACGGCCAGAGCGGTCGCATGCAGATGTATCTCTGGAGCGGATCGCCCGATATCGACGGCTCGCTGGATAACGGCGTCATCATGCATGAACTCGGTCACGGTGTCTCCAACCGTCTTACCGGTGGCCCATCCAACACCAATTGCCTCTTTAACGGAGAGCAGGGCGGCGAAGGATGGAGTGATTATTTCGCCTTGTTGTTCACGATCGAACCGGGCGACCAGGGATCCGATTCGCGTGGCATCGGAACGTATGCGTTCGACGAACCGACCACAGGTGGAGGTATTCGCCGGTATCCTTACTCCACCGACATGGGCATCAACCCGCAGACCTACGGCGATCTGGCCGGCAGCGGCGCGGTGCACGATATCGGTGAGATCTGGTGCGGAACATTGTGGGATATGACCTGGAACCTGATCGATGTGGAAGGATTCGATCCCGATTGGATCAACGGTACCGGCGGCAACAACATCGCGCTGCGTCTGGTGCTGGAAGGCATGAAGCTTCAACCTTGTGGTCCCGGATTCCTGGACGGTCGTGATGCCATCCTCTTAGCGGACGACAACCTCTACAGCGGCGCACACCGTTGCCTGATCTGGAACGCTTTCGCCCGCCGTGGCATGGGTGCCAGTGCGCAACAGGGCAGTGCGAACAATACCGGTGACGAAGTAGAGAACTTCGACCTGCCGACCATTTGCCTTACGCCGGTGGCGCCTCCTGTCGCCAACTTCATCAGCAATGTCACCAACACCTGCTACGGCATCGTGTTCTTCACTGACCAGTCGACGGACATTCCGCAAAGCTGGTTTTGGGATTTCGGCGATGGTTCCACCTCAACCGCGCAGAATCCTTCGCATACCTATCTCAGCAGTGGCAGTTACACGGTTACCCTGATCGTGACCAACACGCTTGGCGCCGATACCCTGGTGCGCACCAACCTCATTACGGTGGCTTATCCGACTTCCCCGAGCATCTCCGGCGACAACGCGATCTGTTCGGGCGAAACCACGACGCTCACCGCTTCGGTTTCTCCGAGCTACGACGTCACCTGGGAAACTTCCGGCGGTACTGTTGTCGGCACCGGCACCACGTTCACGACTCCCGCCCTGACAGCTACCACAACTTATCGCGCCATCGCTTCCACCCAATCGTCGGTGGTCAATGTCGGCCCGCCGGATGCGAGCTTCGGCGGTGGCGGGTATCATGCCACCACCTTCGAAGGTCGGGAGATCTTCACCACCTTCGCACCGATGCGTCTGCGTTCGGTATGGGTGGATGCTTCGGGAACCGCCGACCGTACCATCAACTTGTACAACCAGAGCGGTACGATTCTGCAGACGCTGACCGTCAACATTCCGAACGGACAAAGCCGCGTGCAGGTCAATTTCGATATCCCGACGCCCGGCAATTATGAGATCGGTGTAGTAGCGGGATCGAACCTCTACCGGAACAATTCAGGCGCCAGCTATCCGTACACCATTGGCGGATTGGTCAGCATCACCTCGTCGAACTCGACCACCAATCCGGCTACTTACTATTATTATCTCTATGATTGGGAGGTGCAGGAACTTCCGTGCGAAAGCACGCCTGCGACCTATACGATCAACGTGAGCGCAGGTCCGTCCAGCAATTATACCTATAGCGCTACCGGACTTACCGTTCAGTTCACCGACAATTCCGGCGGCAGCCCCGTATCGTGGAGCTGGGATTTCGGCGATGGTAACACGTCGATCCAGCAGAACCCTTCGCACACCTACGCAGCGAATGGTACGTACTCTGCGGTCCTGACCGTGACGGATGCGAACGGTTGCACCAATACGACGCAGCAATCCATCACCGTTACTTCGGTCGGCATTGCTGATCCCGGAACGGCGAACTGGCAGATCCTGCAGCAAGACCGTACCCTGATCGTTCGGTTCCCGCTCAGCGAGCAGGTTCAGGCGCGCATTACCGTGCTCGATATCACCGGACGTGAATTGCTCCGGTCGGAAACGCGTCAGCACGAATGGCGTGTAGCGCTCGATCGTTTTGCAGCCGAAGTGTTGCTGGTACGCATCGAGCAGGGCGGACGTACCGAATACCGTAAACTGTTCACAGATCGTTACTGATCCGGATTCGCCTACTCAACAGAAAAGGCCGGAGGGAATATTCCTTCCGGCCTTTCCCGTTGATTACTTCCTTCAATGCGCGTCCGGCGATCAGGCCGCTGTCCCTATCTTGGCGGAAACGCAACCACCCTCCCCATGGAATTCAACCTGCGCGATACGCTGACCGTTTCGACCATTCTTTTCGCGGTGATCGACATCATCGGATCCATACCGGCCTTGTTGCAGGTCAAGACACGAGTAGGCTACATCAAGGCGGAACAGGCGACCTTCGTTTCGCTGATCATCATGGTGGTCTTTCTGTTCCTGGGCGAATCCATCCTCGCCTTTCTGGGTGTCGATGTCCGGTCGTTCGCCATCGCGGGTTCGCTGGTTATTTTTTTCCTGGCACTCGAAATGATCCTCGGCATCCGCTTGTATCGTGACGAAATTCCGGAAACCGCCTCGATCGTTCCGGTCGCTTTCCCCTTAATCGCCGGTACGGGAACCATGACGACCCTGCTTTCCTTACGGGCCGTTTATGACATGCCGACCATCGTCATCGGTATCTTTCTTAACCTGATCGTGGTCTATGTCGTGCTTCGGAACTTGTACCGTTTGGAGAAATTGTTGGGTGCTGCCGGGATCAGCGTACTGCGTAAAGTGTTCGGAATCATATTACTGGCTATTGCGGTCAAGCTTTTCAGGACCAATGTGGGCCTTTGAGCCCCGGTTTTAACACTTGAAACCCCGGGAAACCCTTATGGGACGGGGCTTTCCGGCCTTTCCGGGATATTTGTTTTTGGAGAAATTATCCTACATTTGGATACATTTCCAAAAAGTCCAGACCGCTATGAAAAAACGCTTACCCAACGTTTGGATGTTACTGGCTGCCATGCTTTTCGCTGGAATTTCAGCGAACGCCCAGGTAACCTATAACATCTGTTCCACCCCCGCGGTGGTAACCGACACGGCCGCAACCCTCTACGACACCGGAGGTCCGAGCGGCGATTATCAGGTCAACGAAAACTGTACACTTCTGGTACAGCCCTCGTGCGCGACCTCTATCACCCTTACGTTCACTTCATTTGAAACGGAATCGGGGTTTGATTACTTCTACGTGTACGATGGTACGACCATCGCCGCTCCTCAGCTTTTAGCTGCGAACGGTCAGGGCACCATTCCGGGCCCTGTGACCTGTACATCGGGCGCGATGTTGATCATCTGGCGTTCGGATGTATCGATCGTTTACAGCGGTTTCGAGTGTAGCTGGACTTCGGTGATCGCTCCGAGTGCTGCACCGACTGCAGCGTTCACGGCAAACGATTTCACGCCTCCGC
This genomic stretch from Bacteroidota bacterium harbors:
- the atpE gene encoding ATP synthase F0 subunit C; this encodes MLSSILLEAGNLGLGYGVAALGAGLAALGAGVGIGRIGGSALESIARQPEASGDIRANMILTAALVEGAAFFAMVVGLLVVFKS
- a CDS encoding F0F1 ATP synthase subunit B yields the protein MELIQPAIGLIFWMSVSFLLLLFILRKFAWKPILKMLSDRETSIAEALNSARKAKDEMANLKADNERLLNEARAERDRMLKEARDTKDAIVAEAKSKAQTEANKVLQQARETIQTEKLAAITELKNQVATMSIEIAEKILRTELGNDEKQKALVQSLLKDINLN
- the atpH gene encoding ATP synthase F1 subunit delta translates to MHNIKVAKRYAKSLIDLAKETGVLDAVSADMKLLVSVCQSSKELTSLLGNPIINSDKKEAVLNAIFGDKIQPMTRSFFQILIRKGREGDLYEIAKEYIAQYKQLKGITTAVVITATGLNDHLRSEVNRIVKEKVQREVELLEQVDKDLIGGFVLRIGDTQYDASVVSQLRRLAKEFSSNPYVRKN
- a CDS encoding F0F1 ATP synthase subunit alpha — encoded protein: MAEVRPDEVSAILRQQLAGFKTEKELEEVGTVLQVGDGIARIYGLTKVQSGELIEFENGLRGVVLNLEEDNVGAVLLGKSTDIREGDVVKRTGQIASIKVGDGMVGRVVDTLGTPIDGKGPISGELFEMPLERKAPGVIYRQPVNEPLQTGIKAVDAMIPIGRGQRELIIGDRQTGKTAVAIDTIINQKEFYERGEPVYCIYVAVGQKGSTVAQIVKTLTDNGAMPYTIIVSATASDPAPMQFFAPMAGAAIGEYFRDTGRPALIVYDDLSKQAVAYREVSLLLRRPPGREAYPGDVFYLHSRLLERAAKVINSDEIARQMNDLPETLKNKVKGGGSLTALPIIETQAGDVSAYIPTNVISITDGQIFLEANLFNSGVRPAINVGISVSRVGGNAQIKSMKKVAGTLKLDQAQYRELEAFSKFGSDLDAATKATLDKGSRNVEILKQGQYNPMSVEKQIAIIYLGTRNLLRDVPTNRVKEFETEYLALLDAQHKATLDSLRKGVIDDSVTSVLEKAAASLTPKYKA
- the atpG gene encoding ATP synthase F1 subunit gamma: MANLKEVRNRIASVNSTQQITKAMKMVSAAKLRRAQDAILTMRPYAAKLREIMENISGTLEGGAGGDFARVRPVEKVLIVAVNSNRGLCGAFNANINRAVNRLIRETYAKQAKEGNVKVLAIGKKASDFFSKQKNVLVGNHNEVYANLNFENVSAIAEKIMQEFAAGQYDRVEVVYNQFKNAAVQYVITEQMLPIAPPATKGDAAKTAASDYIFEPRKEELVLELIPKSVKVQLFKAVLDSHASEHGARMTAMNKATDNAGEMLRELRLSYNKARQAAITGEILEIVAGAEALKG
- a CDS encoding M36 family metallopeptidase — its product is MIKRVLAVFVSALCLSLQLQAQAPAPSAATVRPLLADYLVQHQQDWQLSDSDLNDFVVSDCYTDAKTGQTYAYLHQTVGGIRIFNAVSAASIREGRITGFGKKLYTNAAARVNSLQPTLSAAAAVQRAAAHLGKAIVGDPRELASDPAMHRHYFGALGIARRPIRVDLVFVPVQNALRLAWDVNIDLEGEVHWWNVRIDALSGDFLEKNDWTVHCDFGAPDAAQVQHQQHQHAGVQEHVATSVSTQRSSSLPVYNVLALPVEAPSFGARTLVTDPADPAASPYGWHDVDGAVGAEYTITRGNNVYAYDDINDQDVPGTSPDGGASLNFDFPINFTQQPGTYLEASVTNLFYTNNWMHDVLWHHGFDGPSGAFQENNYGTAGADGDPVMAECQDGGGTNNANFATPDDGQSGRMQMYLWSGSPDIDGSLDNGVIMHELGHGVSNRLTGGPSNTNCLFNGEQGGEGWSDYFALLFTIEPGDQGSDSRGIGTYAFDEPTTGGGIRRYPYSTDMGINPQTYGDLAGSGAVHDIGEIWCGTLWDMTWNLIDVEGFDPDWINGTGGNNIALRLVLEGMKLQPCGPGFLDGRDAILLADDNLYSGAHRCLIWNAFARRGMGASAQQGSANNTGDEVENFDLPTICLTPVAPPVANFISNVTNTCYGIVFFTDQSTDIPQSWFWDFGDGSTSTAQNPSHTYLSSGSYTVTLIVTNTLGADTLVRTNLITVAYPTSPSISGDNAICSGETTTLTASVSPSYDVTWETSGGTVVGTGTTFTTPALTATTTYRAIASTQSSVVNVGPPDASFGGGGYHATTFEGREIFTTFAPMRLRSVWVDASGTADRTINLYNQSGTILQTLTVNIPNGQSRVQVNFDIPTPGNYEIGVVAGSNLYRNNSGASYPYTIGGLVSITSSNSTTNPATYYYYLYDWEVQELPCESTPATYTINVSAGPSSNYTYSATGLTVQFTDNSGGSPVSWSWDFGDGNTSIQQNPSHTYAANGTYSAVLTVTDANGCTNTTQQSITVTSVGIADPGTANWQILQQDRTLIVRFPLSEQVQARITVLDITGRELLRSETRQHEWRVALDRFAAEVLLVRIEQGGRTEYRKLFTDRY
- a CDS encoding MarC family protein codes for the protein MEFNLRDTLTVSTILFAVIDIIGSIPALLQVKTRVGYIKAEQATFVSLIIMVVFLFLGESILAFLGVDVRSFAIAGSLVIFFLALEMILGIRLYRDEIPETASIVPVAFPLIAGTGTMTTLLSLRAVYDMPTIVIGIFLNLIVVYVVLRNLYRLEKLLGAAGISVLRKVFGIILLAIAVKLFRTNVGL